Proteins encoded together in one Oceanobacillus iheyensis HTE831 window:
- a CDS encoding amidase family protein, which yields MNFNEYISHDAIGLAKLIKNKQVHANELINLAFNRLNEVNDELNIITHSREERVKKEALNEITIPNGMFQGVPILMKNISQAIEGEPMSSGSKLLKDVTYKHDNYFVKKFREAGFLFMGHTNTPEFGLKNITEPQLYGATHNPWNTLHSPGGSSGGAAAAIASGVVPLAGASDGGGSIRIPASFTGLFGIKPTRGRTPVGPGVGRQWQGASINFVLSRSVRDSAAMLDQLQVVEPHAAFQTPLFAGGYLNDIEKSPEKSLRIAYSTESPVGTPVSEDAKEAVNNLVQLLSNEGHDLEEVQAPIDGRQLMNDYYIMNSGEMNATILGIENMLNRKLTDDDMEIESWLLHRAGESVSAAAYSQSLSSWDLAAEKMAYFHQTYDFYITPSTAYSAPRVGELTMTKEKQEDYKECIEKASAREKQSIIYDMFLPSLTYTPFTQLANLTGQPAMSLPLYLTEQGLPLGVQVMANKGEEHRLLRFARYLEQSNLWVKVNENPYFNISN from the coding sequence ATGAATTTTAATGAATATATATCCCATGATGCTATCGGGTTAGCGAAATTAATCAAGAACAAACAAGTACATGCCAATGAGTTAATTAATTTGGCGTTTAATAGATTAAATGAAGTAAATGACGAATTGAATATTATTACGCATAGCCGTGAAGAACGAGTGAAAAAAGAAGCTCTAAATGAAATAACAATTCCGAATGGCATGTTTCAAGGGGTTCCGATTTTGATGAAGAATATTTCACAAGCTATTGAAGGGGAGCCAATGTCATCAGGGTCTAAACTTTTAAAAGATGTTACATATAAACACGATAACTATTTTGTTAAGAAATTTAGAGAAGCTGGTTTTTTATTTATGGGGCATACAAATACGCCAGAATTTGGTTTAAAAAATATAACAGAGCCACAGTTATATGGAGCAACACATAATCCTTGGAATACATTACATTCGCCTGGTGGTTCAAGTGGAGGTGCGGCTGCAGCTATTGCTTCTGGTGTAGTGCCTTTAGCAGGTGCAAGTGATGGTGGAGGATCCATCCGTATTCCTGCATCATTTACAGGACTTTTTGGAATAAAACCAACTCGTGGACGAACTCCAGTTGGCCCTGGGGTGGGTAGGCAGTGGCAGGGAGCTTCCATTAACTTTGTTTTAAGTCGTTCCGTTCGTGATAGTGCAGCTATGTTAGATCAATTGCAAGTGGTAGAGCCTCATGCTGCCTTTCAGACACCATTATTTGCAGGCGGATATTTAAACGATATTGAAAAGTCACCGGAAAAGTCGTTGAGAATAGCATATTCTACTGAATCACCGGTAGGTACTCCCGTATCTGAAGACGCAAAAGAAGCAGTAAATAACTTAGTACAGTTATTAAGTAATGAAGGACATGATCTTGAAGAAGTGCAAGCTCCTATTGATGGAAGGCAATTGATGAATGATTACTACATAATGAATAGTGGAGAGATGAATGCAACTATTTTAGGTATAGAAAATATGCTTAACCGAAAATTAACTGATGATGACATGGAAATAGAGTCTTGGTTATTACATCGAGCAGGAGAATCGGTAAGTGCAGCAGCTTATTCACAAAGTTTGTCTTCATGGGATTTAGCAGCCGAGAAAATGGCTTATTTTCACCAAACATATGATTTCTACATCACACCTTCAACTGCTTATTCAGCACCTAGAGTTGGGGAATTAACAATGACTAAAGAGAAGCAAGAGGATTATAAAGAATGCATAGAGAAGGCATCTGCTAGAGAAAAGCAATCCATTATTTATGATATGTTTTTACCGAGTTTAACGTACACGCCTTTTACACAACTTGCCAATTTAACTGGACAGCCTGCTATGTCATTACCACTTTATTTAACTGAACAAGGACTTCCTTTAGGAGTTCAGGTTATGGCAAATAAAGGAGAAGAA